A window of Rhododendron vialii isolate Sample 1 chromosome 13a, ASM3025357v1 contains these coding sequences:
- the LOC131314644 gene encoding linoleate 13S-lipoxygenase 2-1, chloroplastic-like encodes MKSHVQLSSHTTQTLIPFHKPFVYTSGVTFPLPRLKPAWRQIQINELIKSKSFPGSIKAVATSDEKSTRVKAVVTVKVIAGGLLSGLGLAGGLDKITDLIDKSLLLELVSAELDPKTGLQKENIKGYASKVSQDDDEVKYEWEFEVGENFGEIGAVLVENEHHTEMHLKTIALEGLLHGNLIFNCNSWVSPKSEANVDKRVFFTDKSYLPSQTPNGLRSLREKELAILRGNGKGERKSSDRIYDYDVYNDLGDPDSSSALKRPVLGGKQHPYPRRCRTGRPRCKTDPMSETRSSDVYVPRDEAFSTVKSVTFSVKTLSSVLHALLPSLETAIIDTELGFPYFTAIDSLFNEGVNLPSLSNDNGFLRNLLPRLVKFLNDTREDVLSFETPAIIERDKFSWFRDAEFSRQTLAGLNPYSIQLVTEWPLKSKLDPKVYGNPDSLITEEIIECEIKGFMTVQEALKQKKLFMLDYHDLLLPYVKKVREVKGTTLYGSRTLFFLTDEGTLRPLAIELTRPPMDGKPQWREVFTPTWNATGCWLWRLAKTHVLAHDSGVHQLVSHWLRTHCATEPYIIAANRQLSVIHPIFRLLHPHFRYTMEINALAREALINANGIIEASFSPAKYSMELSSAAYDLQWRFDHQALPADLISRGMATEDPTAPHGLKLTIEDYPFANDGLILWDAIKQWVTDYVKHYYPDSALVESDKELQAWWTEIRTVGHADKKDEPWWPKLKTVDDLVGILTTMIWVTSGHHSAVNFGQYDFAGYFPNRPTIARTNMPTEEPTDEEMKFFLAKPEVALLKCFPSQIQATKVMAVLDVLSTHSPEEEYIGAAIEGVWEDNPVIKAAFERFSGKLKELVGVIDARNANRNLNNRSGAGVVPYELLKPFSVPGVTSMGVPNSISI; translated from the exons atgaagagccATGTCCAACTCTCCAGCCACACCACCCAGACCCTAATCCCATTTCACAAACCATTTGTCTACACCTCCGGCGTAACTTTTCCACTCCCCCGTCTAAAACCAGCATGGCGCCAAATCCAAATCAATGAACTCATTAAAAGCAAATCTTTTCCGGGCTCCATCAAAGCCGTAGCGACTTCTGATGAGAAGTCCACTAGGGTTAAGGCAGTTGTTACGGTCAAAGTGATCGCTGGCGGGTTACTATCGGGCCTCGGGTTAGCCGGTGGGCTCGACAAAATCACTGACTTGATCGATAAATCTCTCTTGTTGGAGCTTGTTAGTGCTGAGCTTGATCCCA AGACAGGATTACAGAAAGAAAACATAAAGGGGTATGCGAGCAAGGTGAGCCAAGATGATGATGAAGTGAAGTACGAATGGGAATTTGAGGTAGGAGAAAATTTTGGGGAGATTGGAGCAGTGTTGGTTGAGAATGAGCACCACACTGAGATGCATCTCAAGACCATTGCATTGGAGGGATTGCTCCATGGGaatctcattttcaattgcaACTCTTGGGTTTCTCCCAAGTCTGAAGCCAATGTAGACAAGAGAGTTTTTTTCACCGATAAG TCATATTTGCCATCTCAGACGCCAAATGGGTTGAGAAGTTTGAGGGAGAAAGAGTTGGCAATACTCCGAGGGAatgggaaaggagagagaaagagttcgGACAGGATTTACGATTATGATGTGTACAATGACCTTGGTGACCCTGACAGTAGCAGTGCACTTAAAAGACCAGTGCTTGGTGGAAAACAGCATCCCTACCCTAGACGTTGCAGAACAGGTCGTCCACGGTGCAAAACAG ATCCAATGTCGGAGACGAGGAGCAGCGATGTTTACGTGCCAAGGGATGAGGCATTCTCAACCGTGAAGAGCGTAACGTTTTCGGTGAAGACGCTTTCCTCCGTGCTCCACGCACTTTTACCTTCTCTGGAAACAGCAATTATCGACACAGAGCTTGGATTCCCCTATTTCACAGCCATAGACTCGTTGTTCAATGAAGGGGTTAACCTTCCTTCACTCTCCAACGACAATGGGTTCCTGAGGAATCTCCTGCCCCGGTTGGTCAAGTTCCTTAATGATACAAGGGAAGATGTCTTGAGCTTTGAGACCCCTGCCATTATAGAAA GAGACAAATTTTCTTGGTTCAGGGATGCGGAATTCTCTAGACAGACTCTTGCTGGTCTGAACCCATATAGCATACAATTGGTCACG GAATGGCCTTTGAAGAGTAAGCTTGATCCTAAGGTCTACGGCAACCCCGACTCATTAATTACCGAAGAGATCATTGAGTGCGAGATCAAAGGGTTCATGACCGTTCAAGAG GCCTTGAAACAGAAGAAATTGTTCATGCTAGATTACCATGACCTACTCTTGCCGTATGTGAAAAAAGTGAGGGAGGTCAAAGGGACAACACTTTATGGATCAAGGACGTTGTTCTTCTTAACAGACGAGGGAACCTTGAGGCCGTTAGCGATCGAGCTAACTCGACCGCCCATGGACGGAAAACCGCAGTGGAGGGAAGTGTTCACACCAACATGGAATGCCACAGGGTGCTGGCTATGGAGGCTAGCCAAGACTCATGTCCTTGCTCATGACTCTGGTGTTCACCAGTTAGTAAGTCACTG GCTAAGAACTCATTGTGCTACAGAACCGTACATAATTGCCGCTAATCGGCAACTTAGCGTAATCCACCCAATTTTTAGACTACTGCACCCACACTTCCGGTACACAATGGAGATCAATGCTCTTGCCCGAGAAGCCCTTATTAATGCTAATGGCATTATTGAGGCTTCATTTTCACCAGCCAAGTATTCCATGGAGCTTAGCTCAGCTGCTTACGACCTTCAATGGCGATTCGACCACCAGGCACTTCCAGCAGACTTAATTAGCAG GGGAATGGCCACGGAGGATCCAACGGCCCCACACGGCTTGAAATTGACAATTGAGGACTACCCTTTCGCAAATGACGGTTTGATCCTTTGGGATGCCATTAAGCAATGGGTTACAGATTATGTGAAACACTACTATCCAGATTCAGCCCTCGTTGAGTCTGACAAAGAGCTTCAAGCATGGTGGACGGAAATCCGAACCGTCGGTCATGCCGACAAAAAGGATGAACCATGGTGGCCGAAGCTCAAAACGGTGGACGATCTTGTTGGAATTCTCACAACCATGATATGGGTTACTTCCGGCCACCATTCCGCCGTCAACTTTGGCCAATACGACTTTGCAG GTTATTTCCCAAACAGGCCTACAATTGCTAGAACCAATATGCCAACCGAAGAGCCAACCGACGAGGAAATGAAGTTTTTCCTAGCAAAGCCAGAAGTTGCACTCTTGAAATGTTTTCCATCTCAAATTCAAGCCACAAAAGTCATGGCGGTTTTGGACGTATTGTCGACCCATTCGCCAGAAGAAGAGTACATCGGTGCAGCGATCGAGGGAGTGTGGGAGGACAATCCCGTCATTAAGGCCGCGTTCGAACGGTTTAGCGGGAAACTAAAAGAGCTTGTAGGAGTGATTGACGCTAGGAATGCAAATAGGAATTTGAACAACAGAAGCGGAGCAGGGGTGGTACCATATGAGCTTTTGAAGCCATTTTCTGTGCCCGGGGTAACTTCAATGGGAGTTCCAAATAGCATCTCAATTTGA
- the LOC131314648 gene encoding beta-glucosidase 24-like isoform X1, with protein sequence MGRGIKAYLLLCSQLLMSGLSLLVIASAVVLESITSTSEPDDALHINLNRTCFPPHFRWGAASSAYQVEGAANERGKGPSIWDTFTHNHPEKIKDHSNGDLASDSYHRYKEDVQNLKQLNLDAYRFSISWSRLLPRGKIRGGVNEEGITYYNNLINELLANDIEPYVTLFHWDVPQALEDAYGGFLSTNIVDDFRDYAELCFKRFGDRVKYWITMNEPWSFSGGGYVTGAMAPGRCSAWLKLNCLAGDSGIEPYIVTHNQLLAHAIAVNKYRDKYQKSQMGEIGITLVSKWLEPLTNSSLDIEARQRSFDFKLGWFMDPLTIGDYPAIMRSLVGNRLPKFSPKQADMVKGSIDFLGINYYTAQYAANAPYDSSLNLSYDTDSLVTLSNEKDGVPIGAQAGSNWLYVYPKGIRNLLMYIKNKYNSPRIYITENGFDQIDDLTRPIPIKEALNDTLRVKYYHDHLSNILEAMKAGVKVEGYFAWSLVDNFEWAFGYSSRFGMYYTDYKDGLKRYPKLSTYWFTSFLNKGPMLV encoded by the exons ATGGGGAGGGGCATAAAAGCTTACCTCCTTTTATGTTCCCAACTACTGATGAGTGGGTTGAGCCTCCTAGTCATTGCAAGTGCAGTAGTACTGGAGAGTATTACTAGTACTTCAGAACCAGATGATGCACTCCACATTAATCTCAATCGCACCTGTTTTCCCCCTCATTTCCGCTGGGGAGCTGCTTCTTCGGCTTATCAG GTTGAGGGTGCGGCAAATGAGCGTGGTAAAGGTCCAAGTATATGGGATACATTTACTCATAACCAtcctg agaaaataaaggacCATAGCAACGGAGATCTGGCCAGTGATTCCTATCATCGGTACAAG GAGGATGTGCAAAATTTGAAGCAATTAAACCTGGATGCATACCGCTTTTCAATTTCATGGTCTAGACTGCTACCCC GTGGAAAAATTAGGGGTGGAGTGAATGAGGAAGGGATTACTTACTATAACAACCTCATAAATGAACTTCTAGCCAATG ATATAGAGCCTTACGTGACTCTCTTTCATTGGGATGTTCCCCAAGCCTTGGAAGATGCGTATGGCGGCTTCTTGAGTACTAATATTGT GGATGACTTTCGCGACTATGCAGAGCTTTGCTTCAAGAGATTTGGAGATCGAGTGAAGTATTGGATCACAATGAATGAGCCATGGAGCTTTAGCGGTGGTGGGTACGTAACTGGTGCTATGGCACCCGGTCGATGCTCTGCTTGGTTAAAATTGAATTGTCTGGCTGGGGATTCTGGAATAGAGCCTTATATTGTAACACACAACCAACTCCTTGCTCATGCAATCGCTGTAAACAAGTATCGGGACAAGTATCAG AAATCACAAATGGGTGAGATTGGTATCACACTTGTGAGTAAGTGGTTAGAGCCCTTAACCAATTCATCACTCGACATTGAGGCTAGACAGCGATCTTTTGACTTCAAACTTGGATG GTTTATGGACCCACTAACGATAGGTGATTATCCAGCTATCATGCGATCATTGGTTGGAAATCGGCTTCCCAAATTTTCACCTAAGCAAGCAGATATGGTGAAAGGATCAATTGATTTCCTTGGAATAAACTATTATACTGCTCAATATGCAGCAAATGCACCATATGATAGTTCTTTGAACCTAAGCTACGACACAGATTCTCTAGTCACCCTCTCAA ATGAGAAGGATGGAGTCCCCATTGGTGCACAG GCTGGTTCAAATTGGCTTTATGTTTATCCAAAAGGGATTCGAAATCTTCTCATGTACATAAAGAACAAATATAACAGTCCCCGTATTTACATCACCGAGAACG GTTTTGATCAGATAGATGATTTGACAAGGCCAATACCGATTAAGGAGGCTCTGAATGACACTTTGAGGGTCAAGTACTACCATGATCATCTTTCTAATATTCTGGAAGCAATGAA GGCGGGAGTGAAAGTGGAAGGATATTTTGCGTGGTCTCTGGTAGACAATTTCGAGTGGGCATTCGGATATAGTTCTCGCTTCGGCATGTATTATACAGACTACAAAGATGGACTCAAGAGATATCCCAAACTATCTACCTACTGGTTTACCAGTTTCCTCAATAAGGGACCAATGCTTGTCTGA
- the LOC131314648 gene encoding beta-glucosidase 12-like isoform X2: MGRGIKAYLLLCSQLLMSGLSLLVIASAVVLESITSTSEPDDALHINLNRTCFPPHFRWGAASSAYQVEGAANERGKGPSIWDTFTHNHPEKIKDHSNGDLASDSYHRYKEDVQNLKQLNLDAYRFSISWSRLLPRGKIRGGVNEEGITYYNNLINELLANDIEPYVTLFHWDVPQALEDAYGGFLSTNIVDDFRDYAELCFKRFGDRVKYWITMNEPWSFSGGGYVTGAMAPGRCSAWLKLNCLAGDSGIEPYIVTHNQLLAHAIAVNKYRDKYQKSQMGEIGITLVSKWLEPLTNSSLDIEARQRSFDFKLGWFMDPLTIGDYPAIMRSLVGNRLPKFSPKQADMVKGSIDFLGINYYTAQYAANAPYDSSLNLSYDTDSLVTLSSFDQIDDLTRPIPIKEALNDTLRVKYYHDHLSNILEAMKAGVKVEGYFAWSLVDNFEWAFGYSSRFGMYYTDYKDGLKRYPKLSTYWFTSFLNKGPMLV, encoded by the exons ATGGGGAGGGGCATAAAAGCTTACCTCCTTTTATGTTCCCAACTACTGATGAGTGGGTTGAGCCTCCTAGTCATTGCAAGTGCAGTAGTACTGGAGAGTATTACTAGTACTTCAGAACCAGATGATGCACTCCACATTAATCTCAATCGCACCTGTTTTCCCCCTCATTTCCGCTGGGGAGCTGCTTCTTCGGCTTATCAG GTTGAGGGTGCGGCAAATGAGCGTGGTAAAGGTCCAAGTATATGGGATACATTTACTCATAACCAtcctg agaaaataaaggacCATAGCAACGGAGATCTGGCCAGTGATTCCTATCATCGGTACAAG GAGGATGTGCAAAATTTGAAGCAATTAAACCTGGATGCATACCGCTTTTCAATTTCATGGTCTAGACTGCTACCCC GTGGAAAAATTAGGGGTGGAGTGAATGAGGAAGGGATTACTTACTATAACAACCTCATAAATGAACTTCTAGCCAATG ATATAGAGCCTTACGTGACTCTCTTTCATTGGGATGTTCCCCAAGCCTTGGAAGATGCGTATGGCGGCTTCTTGAGTACTAATATTGT GGATGACTTTCGCGACTATGCAGAGCTTTGCTTCAAGAGATTTGGAGATCGAGTGAAGTATTGGATCACAATGAATGAGCCATGGAGCTTTAGCGGTGGTGGGTACGTAACTGGTGCTATGGCACCCGGTCGATGCTCTGCTTGGTTAAAATTGAATTGTCTGGCTGGGGATTCTGGAATAGAGCCTTATATTGTAACACACAACCAACTCCTTGCTCATGCAATCGCTGTAAACAAGTATCGGGACAAGTATCAG AAATCACAAATGGGTGAGATTGGTATCACACTTGTGAGTAAGTGGTTAGAGCCCTTAACCAATTCATCACTCGACATTGAGGCTAGACAGCGATCTTTTGACTTCAAACTTGGATG GTTTATGGACCCACTAACGATAGGTGATTATCCAGCTATCATGCGATCATTGGTTGGAAATCGGCTTCCCAAATTTTCACCTAAGCAAGCAGATATGGTGAAAGGATCAATTGATTTCCTTGGAATAAACTATTATACTGCTCAATATGCAGCAAATGCACCATATGATAGTTCTTTGAACCTAAGCTACGACACAGATTCTCTAGTCACCCTCTCAA GTTTTGATCAGATAGATGATTTGACAAGGCCAATACCGATTAAGGAGGCTCTGAATGACACTTTGAGGGTCAAGTACTACCATGATCATCTTTCTAATATTCTGGAAGCAATGAA GGCGGGAGTGAAAGTGGAAGGATATTTTGCGTGGTCTCTGGTAGACAATTTCGAGTGGGCATTCGGATATAGTTCTCGCTTCGGCATGTATTATACAGACTACAAAGATGGACTCAAGAGATATCCCAAACTATCTACCTACTGGTTTACCAGTTTCCTCAATAAGGGACCAATGCTTGTCTGA